One window of the Methylocystis parvus OBBP genome contains the following:
- a CDS encoding DUF2975 domain-containing protein, with the protein MTHSAAFPLAESPRLTALRAKIGWLCQAIRLLAIGYAMLTLWGFYHSWATRSPYELATMRLFGLDVSGASEAQWNTVLAMSLALWLFVATLAFCVWRLFSTYLEGAVFSLEAALWLRRTGIAGLVAIVADFIERSAVVYTLAAHLPESANAKHMFIRTEDFVHIILALMLLALAHIQKAAAEIADDNAQIV; encoded by the coding sequence ATGACCCATTCCGCCGCATTTCCTTTAGCGGAAAGCCCCCGCCTCACCGCCTTGCGCGCAAAAATCGGCTGGCTTTGCCAGGCGATCCGACTGCTCGCGATCGGCTACGCCATGCTCACGCTGTGGGGTTTCTACCACTCATGGGCGACGCGCTCGCCCTATGAGCTCGCGACGATGCGCCTGTTCGGGCTCGATGTTTCAGGCGCTTCGGAGGCTCAATGGAATACGGTGCTGGCGATGAGCCTCGCCTTGTGGCTGTTCGTCGCCACGCTCGCTTTCTGCGTCTGGCGGCTTTTTTCGACTTACCTCGAGGGCGCCGTGTTCTCGCTGGAAGCCGCCCTTTGGCTGCGCCGGACGGGCATTGCAGGCCTTGTGGCGATCGTCGCCGATTTCATCGAACGCTCCGCCGTCGTCTATACGCTCGCCGCGCATCTGCCGGAATCGGCGAACGCCAAACACATGTTCATCAGAACCGAGGACTTCGTGCACATCATCCTGGCCCTCATGCTGCTCGCCCTCGCCCATATCCAGAAAGCCGCGGCCGAGATCGCCGACGACAACGCCCAGATCGTATAA
- a CDS encoding helix-turn-helix domain-containing protein, protein MPIIVNLDVMLARRKMRSRDLAQQIGIAEQNVSLLKSGKVKGVRFDTLEKICEILDCQPGDILEYRPHDPAEG, encoded by the coding sequence ATGCCGATCATCGTCAATCTCGACGTCATGCTCGCCAGGCGCAAGATGCGCTCGCGCGACCTCGCCCAGCAAATCGGCATCGCCGAGCAGAATGTCAGCCTGCTGAAATCCGGAAAGGTTAAGGGCGTGCGTTTTGATACGCTCGAAAAAATCTGCGAGATCCTCGACTGCCAGCCGGGCGATATATTGGAATATCGCCCACATGACCCCGCCGAGGGCTGA
- a CDS encoding MerR family transcriptional regulator, with amino-acid sequence MQPLTIGRLAAAAGVNLETVRYYERIELMPQPARTASGRRAYEQAHVRRLAFIRRARELGFSIEDIRALLALAEPSRVSCVDVREIARTHLDEVRAKLADLARLEGILAATIAQCSGDPAPSCPVLDMLATPARA; translated from the coding sequence ATGCAGCCTTTGACAATTGGGAGACTCGCAGCGGCGGCGGGCGTTAATCTCGAGACCGTGCGCTATTACGAGCGCATCGAGCTGATGCCGCAGCCGGCGCGGACGGCGAGCGGGCGCCGCGCTTATGAACAGGCGCATGTCAGACGGCTGGCCTTTATCCGCCGCGCTCGCGAGCTTGGATTTAGCATCGAGGACATTCGCGCCCTGCTTGCTCTCGCCGAGCCGTCCCGCGTTTCCTGCGTCGACGTGAGAGAGATTGCGCGGACGCACCTTGACGAGGTGCGGGCGAAACTCGCCGACCTCGCCAGACTTGAGGGCATTCTCGCCGCAACAATCGCCCAATGTTCTGGCGACCCCGCGCCGTCATGTCCCGTGCTCGACATGCTGGCGACGCCGGCGCGCGCATAA